TTCATCCTCTGTGCGTCGCGCGAGCTGGGCCACAAGCCCCTCGCCCGCACGCTGCAGGGCACGCCCCTGGTGCTCTTCCGAGGGGTGGGCGGCCAGCCCGCGGCGCTCCTGGACCGCTGCCCGCACCGCAACGTGCCCCTGTCCCTGGGGAAGGTGGTGAGCGGCCAGCTCCAGTGCGGCTACCACGGGTGGACGTTCGACTCGGCGGGGGAGTGTCGCGCCATCCCCGGGCTGTTCGGCGACACGCGCGCCAAGGCCCGCTGCGCCGCCTCGTACGCGGTGCGCGAGCAGGATGGCTTCGTGTGGGTGTACTCGACTCCGGGCGTGGAGCCCACGTCCGAGCCCTACCGCTTCCCCCTGCTGGAGGCCAAGGGCTACAGCACCGTGCGCCGCACCCTCCGGGCCGCCGGCTCGCTTCACGCGACGCTGGAGAACACGCTGGATGTGCCACACACCGCGTTCCTCCACGGTGGGCTGTTCCGCACCGCGCAGAAGAGCAACGAGATTGAAGTGGTGGTGCGCCGTAGCTCGAGCCAGGTGGAGGCGGAGTACATCGGCGAGCCTCGGCCAAAGGGCCTGGTGGGCAAGGTGCTCGCGCCGGGCGGCGGGGTGGTGCAGCACTTCGACCGTTTCCTCCTGCCGTCCATCGCGCAGGTGGAGTACCGCATCGGCGACGACAGCCACCTGATGGTCACGTCGGCGATGACGCCGGTGTCGGACTGGGAGACGCTCGTCTACGCCGTGGTGACGTTCCGCCTGCCCATTCCCCACTGGCTGGTGAAGCCGTTCCTCACGCCGGTGGCGCTGCACATCTTCTCGCAGGATGCGCGCATCCTGAAGCGCCAGACGGAGACCATCCAGCGCTTCGGTACCGAGATGTACGTGTCCACCGAGCTGGATGTGCTGGGGCCCGCCATCCTCCGCCTGCTGCGCTCCGCCGAGCGCGAGAAGGCCAAGGCCTCCTCGGACGAGCCCGTGCATGAGACGCGGCTGAAGATGCTCGTCTGAGCGGCGGGGCTCTCCACGCCGTGAGGCGCGCGGCTCACGTGAGCCTCAGCCGCGCGGCTGGATGAGCTCGGTGGAGAAGTAGCGCTCCATGCGGTCCGGGAACACGGTCACCACCTGCGCGTTCGGCCCCAGGCGCTTCGCGGCCTCCACCGCCGCCGCGTAGTTGAGGCCCGAGGAGGGCCCCACCGGGAAGCCTCGCTTGATGAGCGCCCGGGCGGTGCGCATGGCCACCTCGTCCGAGACGTTCAGCTCCACCAGCCCCGGCAGGTCCGCCTGCCGGTACAGCGTGGACAGCCCGTCCACCACCCCGGGCACGCGGGAGCTGAAGCTGCAGCACTCCATGTCGCTGCCCATGCCGGAGATGGGCTTGGCCACGAAAGGCGTCACCGGGCAGCCCGCCTCCGCGAAGGCCTGGTACAGCCCCACCACCGTGCCGCCCGTCCCTACGCCGCTCACCACCCCGTGCACCAGCCCGCCCGGCACCTGCGAGAGGATCTCCTGCCCCGTCCACACACGGTGCGCCTCGGCGTTGTCCGGGTTCTCGAACTGGCGCGGCGCGAAGGCCCCGCGCTCCTTGGCCAGCTCGGCTGCCTTGTGGATGGCGCTCCGGATGCCCTCGCCCCGAGGCACCAGCACCACGTCTCCACCGTAGGCGCGGATGGTGAGCACGCGCTCGTCCGTGACGCCCTCCGGCATGACGGCGATGAACTTCAGCCCCATCTGCGCCGAGGCCAGCGCCAGCGCGATGCTCGTCGAGCCGCTAGAGGCCTCCACCACCTCGCCGCCCGGGCTCAGCTCCCCCAGCCGCCACGCCTTCTCCAGCATGTAGCGCGCGATGCGGTCCTTCGTGGAGCCGCTCGGGTTGAGGAACTCCAGCTTGCACCAGATGGTCGGCCCCTCCTCCTGCAGGCGCACGGGCACCAGCGGCGTGGGGCCGATGGCCTGGAGGAAGCGGCCATCCGCGGGCAGGGGGCGACAGGGGGCGCGAGGGGGCATGGTGACGCGAGGATACTTCAAGACGCCGAGCCATCCAGGCTGCTCCGCCTGGGCTCCTGGCGCGCGTCGCCCGCCGTGATCGCCAGGGCGAATGCCGTCCAGGCACTCAACAACCCGCATGCCCCCCACAGCCTGGGGGACCCCCTCGTCCGGTCCGTCTGCTCCGTCCGCCGCTGCCTCGAGGACCGCCGCATCATCCGAGCCTCCTTCCGTGCTTCACCTGTGAAATGCGCGGGCGGGACGGATTGGACGAAGAAGAAAAACTCCCGGCCGCAAGGCCCAAGATGATCGACAGCGAACAGTCCGCCGCCCGCTGATCGGGCTCCCGAGGCCCGGAGGGCATCCGAACTTCCACCAGTCAACCCATGGCGCCGGGGGCGGTTCGCCTCCGGCCGGACAGTCCTGTCAGTCTCCAGGGCATGCCGAACGAGAAGCTCGTCTTCGCTCAATCCGTGGAGGCCCTCTTCGTCCGGTCGCTCGGACCGCACCTGACGTCCGAGGGACGGCGCGCCCTGCGCGAGGTCGGCCTGGATCTCTCCGAGCCGCTGCGGCCCTCCTATCCGCTGGAGCAGTGGCGCACCTTCCTGCGCGTGGCCGCGCCGGACGTCTTCCCCAAGGCCTCGCCCGACGCCGCCCACTTCGGCCTGGGCGAGCGCTACGTGCAGGGCTACCGGCAGACGGCCGTGGGCCGCGCGAGCATGGCGCTCGTGGCGCACCTGGGCCCTCGCGGCACGCTGGAGCGCGTCTCCCACGGCGCCCGCGCCGGCAACAACTTCAACGAGGTGCGCGTGAAGGAGATCGGCCACCGCGAGGCCACGCTCTGGATGAAGGACGTGTCCGCGGACAACCCGTTCTTCTCCTGTGGCTTCATCTCGGAGACGCTGCGAGGCTCGGGGGCCGCGGACATCCACGTGGAGCCCGTCGCCTTCGACGGCACCTCGGCCACCTTCCGCGTCCGCTGGGAGATCGCCTCCCGCCGCCCCGTCGTGGCCGCCGCGGCGGGGTAAGCCTGGCGCCTGGGGGGCAACTGTCGCTCCAGGTGTGACGCGTCGGCACCTCCAGTCTTTGCCGAGGGTTGCGGAGGGGCCTCCGGGCGACCCGACAGGTGGGTGCTCGCTGCATTGACGCCGTGCTGCACCTGTGTTCAGTCTGAGGGTGCGCCATGGCCCCGCAGATCTCGATCGATTTCCACGCCGCCCAGGCGGCGCATCCTTCCCTCCAGCCGTTCCACCCGGTGGTGCGGCGCTGGTTCGCGGAGCGACTGGGCGAGCCCTCGCGTCCCCAGGTGGAGGGCTGGCCGCTGATCCAGGGCGGGCACGACGTCCTCATCGCCGCGCCCA
The window above is part of the Hyalangium gracile genome. Proteins encoded here:
- a CDS encoding PLP-dependent cysteine synthase family protein, whose protein sequence is MPPRAPCRPLPADGRFLQAIGPTPLVPVRLQEEGPTIWCKLEFLNPSGSTKDRIARYMLEKAWRLGELSPGGEVVEASSGSTSIALALASAQMGLKFIAVMPEGVTDERVLTIRAYGGDVVLVPRGEGIRSAIHKAAELAKERGAFAPRQFENPDNAEAHRVWTGQEILSQVPGGLVHGVVSGVGTGGTVVGLYQAFAEAGCPVTPFVAKPISGMGSDMECCSFSSRVPGVVDGLSTLYRQADLPGLVELNVSDEVAMRTARALIKRGFPVGPSSGLNYAAAVEAAKRLGPNAQVVTVFPDRMERYFSTELIQPRG
- a CDS encoding aromatic ring-hydroxylating dioxygenase subunit alpha, whose amino-acid sequence is MSPREEARTPGAPAGNISVVHLPNCWFILCASRELGHKPLARTLQGTPLVLFRGVGGQPAALLDRCPHRNVPLSLGKVVSGQLQCGYHGWTFDSAGECRAIPGLFGDTRAKARCAASYAVREQDGFVWVYSTPGVEPTSEPYRFPLLEAKGYSTVRRTLRAAGSLHATLENTLDVPHTAFLHGGLFRTAQKSNEIEVVVRRSSSQVEAEYIGEPRPKGLVGKVLAPGGGVVQHFDRFLLPSIAQVEYRIGDDSHLMVTSAMTPVSDWETLVYAVVTFRLPIPHWLVKPFLTPVALHIFSQDARILKRQTETIQRFGTEMYVSTELDVLGPAILRLLRSAEREKAKASSDEPVHETRLKMLV
- a CDS encoding DUF2378 family protein, giving the protein MPNEKLVFAQSVEALFVRSLGPHLTSEGRRALREVGLDLSEPLRPSYPLEQWRTFLRVAAPDVFPKASPDAAHFGLGERYVQGYRQTAVGRASMALVAHLGPRGTLERVSHGARAGNNFNEVRVKEIGHREATLWMKDVSADNPFFSCGFISETLRGSGAADIHVEPVAFDGTSATFRVRWEIASRRPVVAAAAG